One Pseudorhodoplanes sinuspersici DNA segment encodes these proteins:
- a CDS encoding helix-turn-helix domain-containing protein codes for MQLFTTSEAAEYLRIKERKLYELVAENAILCTKTTGKWLFPQTELDRWIAGSLIA; via the coding sequence ATGCAGCTATTCACGACCAGCGAGGCGGCCGAGTATCTCCGGATCAAGGAGCGGAAACTGTACGAGCTGGTCGCCGAGAACGCGATCCTCTGCACGAAGACGACCGGAAAGTGGTTGTTTCCCCAGACCGAGTTGGATCGCTGGATCGCTGGATCGCTGATAGCCTGA
- a CDS encoding formate dehydrogenase subunit delta, giving the protein MSLDQPHDKSSEKLVYMANQIGNFFVSQGADEAVAGTAEHIRKFWDPRMRSTIFAHLDKGGAGLEPHVREALVRLKDTAST; this is encoded by the coding sequence ATGTCGCTTGATCAGCCGCATGACAAGTCGTCCGAGAAACTGGTTTATATGGCCAACCAGATCGGCAATTTTTTCGTCAGTCAGGGAGCGGATGAAGCTGTTGCGGGCACCGCTGAGCACATCAGGAAGTTCTGGGATCCACGCATGCGATCGACGATTTTCGCACATCTCGACAAGGGCGGTGCAGGGCTCGAGCCGCATGTGCGCGAAGCCCTGGTCAGATTGAAGGATACAGCCTCGACCTGA
- a CDS encoding Bug family tripartite tricarboxylate transporter substrate binding protein — translation MNMKLKTLIPALAASLIALAASPVHATGYPDKPITIVVPFPAGSTSDMIPRLLGPLMSKSLGVPVVVENRGGANGSIGAMRVASSAPDGYTLLMATTGVLAINQWIYEKPTYFPEKDFAPIVNAASTPNMIVVNPSVKASTLKELVALAKAEPGKLSFASAGNGSTSHICGEALKVLEGVDIVHIPYQGPAPALQDVLGDRVSMICDNLSNVVQQVRGGTLKPIVVTAKTPSPQLPDVPASPQAGSPDLEAGIWYGFVAPAATPKEIVEKLNKAFVDALRDPQVTSRLESLGLTVIADKPDAFKAFIAQESARMQNIVKQSRARIP, via the coding sequence ATGAACATGAAGTTGAAGACACTCATTCCTGCTCTTGCAGCCTCACTGATCGCTCTCGCAGCCTCGCCTGTGCATGCGACCGGTTACCCGGACAAGCCGATTACAATCGTTGTCCCGTTTCCGGCCGGCAGCACGAGCGACATGATCCCACGGTTGCTCGGGCCATTGATGTCGAAGTCGCTTGGCGTTCCGGTCGTTGTCGAAAACCGCGGCGGTGCCAATGGTTCGATCGGCGCGATGCGGGTCGCGTCATCCGCGCCCGATGGCTATACGCTTTTGATGGCGACGACCGGCGTGCTCGCGATCAATCAGTGGATCTACGAAAAGCCCACATATTTTCCAGAGAAGGATTTCGCGCCGATCGTCAATGCCGCGTCGACACCGAATATGATCGTCGTCAATCCTTCGGTGAAAGCAAGCACTCTGAAGGAACTGGTAGCGCTGGCGAAAGCGGAGCCCGGCAAACTGTCGTTTGCATCGGCCGGCAACGGAAGCACCAGTCATATCTGTGGTGAGGCTCTGAAGGTGCTCGAAGGCGTCGATATCGTTCACATTCCCTATCAGGGTCCCGCGCCGGCCCTTCAGGACGTATTGGGCGATCGTGTATCGATGATCTGCGATAACCTGTCGAACGTCGTTCAGCAGGTTCGCGGTGGCACGCTGAAGCCGATCGTCGTCACGGCTAAGACGCCGAGCCCGCAGCTTCCCGACGTGCCTGCGTCTCCGCAGGCTGGCTCTCCGGATCTGGAGGCTGGCATCTGGTACGGCTTCGTTGCTCCCGCGGCGACTCCCAAAGAGATCGTCGAGAAGCTGAACAAAGCTTTTGTCGATGCATTGCGCGACCCGCAGGTAACGTCCCGCCTCGAGAGCCTTGGTCTGACGGTGATTGCCGATAAGCCCGACGCGTTCAAGGCTTTCATTGCTCAGGAGTCCGCGCGGATGCAAAATATCGTCAAGCAATCCCGCGCACGGATTCCCTAA
- the fdhD gene encoding formate dehydrogenase accessory sulfurtransferase FdhD: MVPSFSIVPRKSWRAEAARPGMTNGMRGIPEETAIVLTYNGGSHAVMMASPQDLTDFAYGFSLHEGIVTRHEDIAKLDIVEHAEGIELRMWLSEDHSQKLNERRRHIAGPTGCGLCGLESLSDAMRPAPFVSGSGFVMSPRQIMQVLSAMPRLQNLNLQTRAVHAAAFWEPSAGLVALREDVGRHNALDKLGGALARMGRSGSGGAVFVTSRVSVEMIQKSTVIGAPVIVAMSAPTALAVRTAEAAGITLVAVARDDGFEVFTHPVRIEEDVAAHVA, encoded by the coding sequence ATGGTCCCGTCTTTTTCAATCGTTCCCCGCAAGTCGTGGCGTGCTGAGGCGGCGCGTCCCGGCATGACGAACGGGATGCGGGGAATTCCGGAAGAGACGGCCATTGTCTTGACCTACAACGGCGGTTCGCATGCGGTGATGATGGCTTCGCCGCAGGATCTGACAGACTTCGCGTATGGGTTCAGTCTTCACGAAGGTATCGTGACGAGACACGAAGACATCGCCAAACTCGACATCGTCGAACATGCCGAAGGTATCGAATTGCGGATGTGGCTGAGTGAGGACCATTCGCAAAAGCTAAACGAACGGCGGCGGCATATCGCCGGGCCGACCGGCTGCGGGTTATGCGGGCTGGAAAGTCTGTCCGATGCGATGCGGCCTGCGCCTTTCGTGTCGGGCAGCGGCTTTGTCATGTCGCCGCGCCAGATCATGCAGGTCCTGTCCGCCATGCCGCGCCTGCAGAACCTCAATCTGCAGACTCGTGCCGTTCACGCAGCGGCCTTCTGGGAGCCGTCGGCTGGTCTTGTCGCCTTGCGTGAGGATGTCGGCCGTCACAATGCGCTCGACAAGCTTGGCGGCGCTTTGGCTCGCATGGGGCGCTCCGGCAGCGGCGGCGCAGTGTTCGTCACCAGCCGTGTGTCGGTCGAAATGATCCAGAAGAGCACGGTGATCGGTGCGCCGGTCATCGTCGCCATGTCGGCGCCAACAGCGCTCGCCGTGCGGACCGCGGAGGCAGCCGGGATCACGCTGGTGGCCGTCGCCCGTGATGATGGATTTGAAGTCTTTACTCACCCTGTGCGTATCGAAGAGGATGTTGCCGCCCATGTCGCTTGA
- a CDS encoding GntR family transcriptional regulator, whose protein sequence is MPLKERAYQLIKHRILTCAFKPGENLNEAAVADMLKLGRTPVNQAFDRLRLEALVDVIPRKGIVVRHIHFDEVLQISEARILNEAYAIRLAAERASTAEISAMREILAEAAHLNGDIERFIMLDREFHMMIANAARNEVLSDILLNLNERSLRLWSISLADEEHKKSVNTEHHEIFLALCHRDASAAEEAMRRHIDSFRLTILKKLSDLQSDLGQMRESSAAQRKSLSLQK, encoded by the coding sequence ATGCCGCTCAAGGAGCGCGCCTATCAACTCATCAAACATCGCATCCTCACCTGTGCATTCAAGCCGGGCGAGAATTTGAACGAGGCTGCCGTCGCCGACATGCTCAAACTTGGACGCACGCCCGTAAACCAGGCCTTCGACAGGCTAAGGTTGGAAGCTCTTGTCGATGTCATCCCGCGCAAAGGTATCGTCGTCCGGCATATTCATTTCGACGAAGTGCTGCAGATCAGTGAAGCCCGAATACTCAATGAAGCCTATGCGATACGTCTCGCCGCCGAGCGAGCAAGCACGGCCGAAATTTCCGCCATGCGCGAGATCCTTGCCGAAGCCGCACACCTCAACGGTGACATCGAACGCTTCATCATGCTGGATCGCGAATTCCACATGATGATTGCCAACGCCGCGCGAAACGAAGTGCTGTCCGATATCCTCCTCAATTTGAACGAAAGGTCACTCCGGCTCTGGTCCATCTCTCTTGCGGACGAGGAGCACAAGAAGAGTGTGAACACGGAGCACCACGAGATATTTCTTGCTCTCTGCCATCGCGATGCCAGTGCGGCCGAAGAAGCGATGCGTCGTCACATCGATTCCTTCCGGCTGACCATCCTGAAGAAATTGTCCGATCTTCAGAGCGATCTCGGGCAGATGCGCGAATCGTCTGCCGCTCAAAGGAAATCACTTTCGCTCCAGAAATAA
- a CDS encoding substrate-binding domain-containing protein gives MPIVGGSHDPLLEWALRESGSGLASLPEGSAAGLQRFVDGMPLAAAIHLHAIDADSDENVATMKSLSVLHDSVLIAFARREQGIVVADGNPLGFRSICDLANKRVRVAVRPAGAGAQLLLESLLTREGLDVGKLNIVSPPCSTGPDIAQAIRNGWADCGIATRSVANAAGLGFVSLVWERFDLVVRQRDYFRPPLQTFFSFLKTPAMQQRADDCGGYDISGAGRIRFAP, from the coding sequence ATGCCGATTGTCGGTGGAAGTCACGATCCGCTTCTTGAATGGGCCTTGCGGGAAAGCGGCAGTGGTCTTGCCAGCCTGCCCGAAGGGAGCGCGGCGGGTCTTCAACGTTTTGTCGACGGAATGCCGTTGGCCGCTGCCATTCATCTGCATGCCATCGACGCCGACAGCGATGAAAATGTCGCAACGATGAAGAGCCTTTCGGTACTCCATGATTCCGTACTGATTGCCTTCGCGCGGCGTGAACAGGGGATCGTGGTTGCTGACGGAAATCCGCTAGGCTTTCGATCGATCTGCGATCTCGCGAACAAGCGCGTGCGGGTGGCGGTGCGGCCGGCGGGCGCAGGCGCCCAGTTGCTGCTGGAATCGCTGCTGACGCGCGAGGGCCTGGACGTCGGCAAGCTCAATATCGTTTCTCCACCCTGTTCAACAGGACCCGATATTGCGCAAGCGATCCGAAACGGTTGGGCCGATTGTGGCATCGCGACGCGGAGCGTCGCCAATGCAGCAGGCCTCGGCTTCGTGTCTCTGGTCTGGGAACGGTTCGACCTTGTTGTGAGGCAGCGCGATTATTTTCGGCCACCGCTGCAAACGTTTTTCTCTTTCCTGAAAACGCCGGCCATGCAGCAGCGAGCCGACGACTGCGGCGGCTATGATATTTCCGGCGCGGGACGGATCAGATTTGCGCCGTAA